From the genome of Pseudophryne corroboree isolate aPseCor3 chromosome 9, aPseCor3.hap2, whole genome shotgun sequence:
atactgcgaccagcaatcgcctcagcctggatgtgcagtgctgggttggcgtggtcggattccctgactgaaaatattgataccctagatagggacagtatatttttgcctatagagcatttaaaagatgcatttctatatatgcgtgatgcacagcggaatatttgccgactggcatcaagtctaagtgcgttgtccatttctaccagtagagggttatggacacgacagtggtcaggtgatgcggatttcaaacggcatttggaagtattgccttattaaggggaggagttatttggggtcggtctttcagacctggtggccacggcaacagctgggaaatccacgtttgtaccccaggtcgcctctcaacatgagaagacgccgtattatcaggcgcagtcttttcgtggacaagcgggcaaaaggttcctcatttatgccccgtgatagagggagaggaaaaaggctgcagaaatcagccagttcccaggaacagaaaccctctcccgcctctgccaagccctcagtatgacgctggggctttacaagcagaatcaggcacggtggggggcccgtctcaatgaatttcagcgcgcagtgggctcactcgcaagtagacccctggatccttctggtgatatctcaggggtacaaattggaattcgagacgtctccccctcgccgtttcctaaagtcggctttaccgatgtctccttctgacagggagacagttttggaagccattcacaagctgtattcccagcaggtgataatcaaggtacccctcctgcaacagggaacggggtattattccacactgttgtggtaccgaagccggacggctcggtgagaccgattctaaatctaaaatctttgaacacttacatacagaggttcaaattcaagattgagtcactcagagcagtgattgcgaacctggaagaaggggactatatgatgtctcgggacatcaaggatgcttaccttcatgtccaaatttacccttctcaccaagggtacctcaggtttatggtacagaactgtcactatcagttcagacgctgccgtatggatggtccatggcaccccgggtctttaccaaggtaatggccgaaatgatgatattccttcgaaggaagggaattttagttatcccttacttggacgattccctgataagggtaagatccagggaacagttggaggtcggtgtagcactatctcaggtactgttgcggcagcacgattggattctcaatattccaaaatcgcagctggttccgacgactcgtcttctgttcctagggatgatcctggacacagtccagaaaaaggtgtttctcccggaggagaaagccagggagttatccgagctagtcaggaacctcctaaaaccgagccaagtctcagtgcatcaatgcacaagggttctgggtaaaatggtggcttcctacgaagcaatcccattcggcagattccacgcaagaactttccagtgggacctgctggacaaatggtccgggtcgcatcttctgatgcatcagcggataaccctgtcaccaagaacaagggtgtccctcctgtggtggttgcagagtgctcatcttctagagggccgcagattcggcattcaggactgggtcctggtgaccacggatgccagcctgcgaggctggggagcagtcacacagggaaggaatttccagggcttatggtcaagcctggagacatcacttcacataaatatcctgaagctaagggccatttacaatgctctaagcttagcaagacctctgcttcaaggtcagccggtgttgatccagtcggacaacatcacggcagtcacccacgtaaacagacagggtggcacaagaagcaggagggcaatggcagaagctgcaaggattcttcgctgggcggaaaatcatgtgatagcactgtcagcaattccgggagtggacaactgggaagcagacttcctcagcagacacgacctccacccgggagagtggggacttcacccagaagtcttccacatgattataaaccgttgggaaaaactcgacaggtattgcgccaggtcaagggaccctcaggcaatagctgtagacgctctggtaacaccgtgggtgtaccagtcagtgtatgtgttccctcatctgcctctcatacccaaggtactgagattgataagatggagaggagtaagcactatattcgtggctccggattggccaagaaggacttggtaaccggaacttcaaaagatgctcacggaggatccgtggcctctacctctaagaagggacctgcttcagcaaggaccctgtctgttccaagacttaccgcgactacgtttgacggcagggcggttgaacgccggatcctgaaggaaaaaaaaaaaaaaaggcattccggatgaagtcatccctatcctgatcaaagccaggaaggatgtaaccgcaaaacattatcaccgcatttggcgaaaatatgttgcgtggtgcgctgccagtaaggcccgacggaggaaattcaactgggtcgattcctacatttcctgcaaacaggagtgtctatgggcctgaaattggggtccattaaggttcaaatttcggccctgtcaattttcttccaaaaagaactagcttcagtccctgaagttcagatgttgtaaaaggggtactgcatatacagcctccttttgtgcctccagtggcaccttgggatctcaatgtagtttttgggttccaaaaaagtcacattggtttgaaccacttaaatctgtggagttaaaatatctcacatggaaagtggtcatgctgttggccctggcctgggccaggcgcgtgtcagaattggcggctttatcctgtaaaagcccttatctgattttccattcggacagggcggaattgaggactcgtcctcagtttctccctaaggtggttttcagcgtttcacctgaaccaacctattgtggtgcctgcggctactagggacttggaggactccaagttgctagacgttgtcagggccctgaaaatatatgtttccaggacggctggagtcagaaaatctgactcgctgtttatcctgtatgcacccaacaagctgggtgctcctgcttctaagcagactattgctcgttggatttgtagtacaattcagcttgcacattctgtggcaggcctgccacagccaaaaatctgtaaatgcccactccacaaggaagatgggctcatcttgggcggctgcccgaggggtctcggctttacaactttgccgagcagctacttggtcaggagcaaatacgtttgtaaaattctacaaaattgataccctggctgaggaggacctggagttctctcatttggtgctgcagagtcatccgcactctcccgcccgtttgggagctttggtataatccccatggtcctttcggagttcccagcatccactaggacgtcagagaaaataagaatttacttaccgataattctatttctcatagtccgtagtggatgctgggcgcccatcccaagtgcggattgtctgcaatacttgtacatagttacaaaaatcgggttattattgttgtgagccatcttttcagaggctcctctgttatcatgctgttaactgggttcagatcacaggttgtacggtgtgattggtgtggctggtacgagtcttacccgggattcaaaatccttccttattgtgtacgctcgtccgggcacagtatcctaactgaggcttggaggagggtcatagggggaggagccagtgcacaccagctagtcctaaagcttttacttttgtgcccagtctcctgcggagccgctatcccccttggtcctttcggagttcccagcatccactacggactatgagaaatagaattatcggtaagtaaattcttattattaattacagtgatctttccaaatgattccagtgattttgtcattttcttccagtgatttggaccaataataccattgattataagtaacgaataattcctgtgatattgaggtgtttgtgtcgcttagcttagccatccagcgaccacagtgcacctctttttctcttttctttgcatcatgtgctgtttggggccaattttttttaagtgccatcctgtctgccactgcagtgccactcctagatgggccaggtgtttgtgtcggccacttgggtcgcttagcttagtcatccagtgacctcggtgcaaattttaggactaaaaataatattgtgaggtgtgaggtgttcagaatagactggaaatgagtggaaattatggttattgaggttaataatactataggatcaaaattacccccaaattctatgatttaagctgtttttgagggttttttgaaaaaaaacacccgaatccaaaacacacccaaatccgccaaaacattttcagggaggctttgccaaaacacgtccgaatccaaaacacggcgcggaaccgaatccaaaaccaaaacacacaacccatcgctgagcggcgatccgctttgtacccgtgcaatgcgcaGTGTAGaccgcgactatgcgaacgcaggactgcaaaaaacccctagcaaacgaacaggtctgaattaggccccatgtgcacagggtggggcagatataacatgtgcaaagagagttagatttgggtgggttatattgtttctgtgcagggtaaatactgtctgctttatttttccactgcaatttaggtttcagtttgaacacactccacccaaatctaatggtgcccatacacttgtgagatattaggtgatatccttcgatttcgacctcatctgtgagagaaatcgaaggattgtgtgcacattttaggtaccttgagacgcgatgcgcgggcacgccgctcgaatgttGCGACTCAAGATAgtttgtgctgcacttaatatttctcgcatcgcagtgcgatcgcatgtggtttttaaaCCACATGTGAtacatcgcactgcgatgtgcgatgggcaccggaCGCACCCACTCAACGGTGACGTgccgatcacgtgattaccatgcgatcctgaactgccggtgcgatgttccgcgatgtcgcgtcgcggggcatcgcacaattgTATGGGGGCCattactctgtctgcacatgttatatctgccccgcctgcagtgcacatggttttgctcatttactaacaaatttgctgctgcgatcagatctgaattaggcactctGTTCTGTCCAACATATCTGGTGCTACGTGTAATGTGCAGAGCAATATTTGTTCTGTGTAATGTgcagaggggtggtattcagtataccggttgttgggatcccggcacacaatATACCGGCGcatgaatcccgacaaccggcataccgacaccttttctccctcttgggagtccacgccccccctggagggagaatagatagcgtggtgcgcttAGTTCACCAccctgcccgcagcgtggcgagtgcagcgagcccgcaaggggctcatttgcgctcgccccgctgtcggcaaaccggcggtcgggttcctggcgacggtatgctggccgccggggacccggccgccggcaactcataccacacctgtACAGAGCCATGTTTGGTCACTGTAAGCAGgggagtagccagaactttgtgggccccataacaacattttgaaggggcccccgtcccaatgcttctagagagacacttctctgcagcagttgttaattgtatgccctatagtagtcccctagttcattttctgaaccatagtagaaccttatttaatgttatgccccatagtagtgccctatgatttgcagtagtgcttaagttcaccctatgtcacatttcagagctgccagtacacattatgccgcacagtacccccaattcacattatgatacataGTGCTCCCCgtacatattgtgcctcattacagtgccccgattcatattatataacattataatgcactccagttcattttataccacactacaatgagcaggtacaggggcatatctagatatattgcaggccccaaggaaaaagtttgtaaggacccctacataccacacaATGGAAAAaaagtgtatataacacatgtaactgtgacagggaagatgggcccctctcagctcagggccccatagcagatgcactgcctgcacctatggtagctatggccTTGACTGTAAGTAAATATAGGAAGATAGTTATACCTGAATATGATATGTACAAGGGAATAGACACCATAGTGTTTTAATCATGTTGTCTTACTTAGgtgccagctgcttctgcaaacccCGTACAGAGGTTTCCATATTCCCAAGCAAAAGAGCTCATTCAGGAATTCCTGACAGCCAAGCTACGTAACGTAACATATGACCCAAGTACATCGGCTGACCTCACCAAGAACTTGTGCGAAGACATCAAGAAAATGGTTCGCAGAGTCACCCCGCCCCGATACAAACTCATCTGCAATATGGCAATCGGGAGTAAGAACCGGGAGGACATTCTAATGACCAGCCAATGTCTTTGGGACTCGTACTCCGACAACGTCACCTCCTGTAGCTACCAGAACGCCACCATGTTCTGCGTTGTCTCAGTGTATGCAGTTTACTTTGAGTAAAGACGTATTAGCTAATTGTGGCACTCCGGTCTTTAGCATGACAGGTGTAAAGAATGGTATCACAGATAAACTAATGAACATAGGAATCCACTCTGCACATAAACATAAAACAAGTTTATCTCTGACAGTCAAAAGATCACAAGTGGCAGCAAATTAGTTCATTGTTTTAGTACGTCTCAGCACGGCTAAATCTCTCTGCGTATCGCAATTATGCTACATATTAATCTGTCTTCTTTGCAACGCAATGATCAAAAGCAGAGAGGTTTGTCTGCCAAGTGTTTTATGTATGTGTGGCCAAAAAACTCCAGTGTGTTACGGTACAAGAGGTTCGTATCAGTTGTTCTTGTTTCATTGTTGTATAGTGAAATCTGTCAGTTGACCGAAGATGCATTCCATGAcaagggggataattcagacctgattgtaggagcaaatttgttaacagttgggcaaaaccatgtgcactacagggggggggggggggggggggggggcagatataacatgtgcagagagagtaaaggtgggtacacactattagatatatctgcagatcaattgatctgcagatatatctatgtacggatcgggcagttcacctgtcaatcaccgccggccgccgcagcatgtgtacgggcggtcggacgaccgccccgtacacacacagcgacgggccaatatatcgttagatatattggctgtcggctgtgctgcgcggccggcgcgatacgtctgtgaacgacggagttcacagacgtatcgcccgtacacactggccgacggtcccgcgatgtatcggccgttcaagagaacggccgatacatcgaccagtgtgtacgggcctttagatgtgggtgaggtgtgttcaacctgaaatctaaattgcagtgtaaaaattaagcagccagtatttaccctgcacagacacaaaatgacccacccaaatctaactctctctgcacatgttatatctgcccccccccccccccccccctcctgcagtgcacatggttttgcccaactgctaacatatttgctgctacgatcaggtctgaattatccccaaggtGCGGGAAGCTAGCAGTCAGAATTCCGCAACTGTGGCTGTATGTCCTGCTGCCTTCTAATGATTGTCATTTGAGCTTGGAGCATTTATGTGAAATTTCTGCAAGGACAGGCAATATTCCTGATGTTTGTAGGCAACCAATGCTTgggaaaaattattttatttctgCAATAAACACAAATGATAACaccaagagtattttattagtgtgACAGTTGGGGGCATTGGCATGGCCAACACTCaatcattatattattataattataattgtaggatccagtggcggaactagcgagcggtgggcccaggtgcgacaaaatgcattcccccccccccccctcatcccatccaagtccaccccctcacccctggagaggatctggtgagggggacctgctcaggaacagggaaatggatacctagcaacagtgccgtaactagacattttagcactgtgtgcaaaaaacggcattggagccccccccccccctctatgcaaaacgggcagtgcgcgccgtgggcgcgcgcaaaaaatataggggcgtggcatcgTGGGGAAgtgatgtggccacaaaataataccaattcatataacggtgcacagtggtctccattattcaaattacgccgcagagtagcaccactacaccacgtatagccccttttacacattacggtggacagattcccctttttacatattacagcagacagcatcccctttttacacattacggcagacagcctcccatttttacacattacggcagacagcgtcccctttttttacacattactgcagacagtgtccccttttttacacattacggcagacagtctccctttttacacattacggcagacagcgtcccctttttacacattacggcagacagtccccctttttacacattacggcagacagcctccccttttttacacataaaggtagacagcgtccccttttttacacattacagcagacagtccccctttttactagagatgagcgggttcggttctccaagatccaaacccccccgaacttcacctattttacacggttccgaggcagccttggatcttcccgccttgctcggttaacccgaatgcgcccgaacgtcatcatcccgctgtcggattctcgcaagattcgtatt
Proteins encoded in this window:
- the LOC134957614 gene encoding dynein light chain Tctex-type protein 2B-like — its product is METVEQSKRLGAVKLSRVTFRATNRDNNPATLKEPAAPLAPRGTSNVNPPPNEGSSTITEIKKPLPSISMKGLLAAQRITLQLKNRAVLRRKARARTPNRKPITIINEQVPAASANPVQRFPYSQAKELIQEFLTAKLRNVTYDPSTSADLTKNLCEDIKKMVRRVTPPRYKLICNMAIGSKNREDILMTSQCLWDSYSDNVTSCSYQNATMFCVVSVYAVYFE